Sequence from the Gemmatimonadota bacterium genome:
GTGGATGGACGAGGGCTTCAACACCTTCATCGACCTCGCCAACAGTGCCAACTACTTCCGCGGCACCGCCTATGGCGACTCGATCCAGGTGCACCCGCTCCACCTCGCCGCCCTGCACACCACGCCGGGCGAGGAGCAGCCGCTGATCACCAAGCCGACCTCCGTGCGCGACCTCTTCTGGACCGGCTACCAGAAGCCCGCGCTGATGCTGTCGCTGCTGCGCGACGAGGTCCTCGGTCGCGAGCGCTTCGAGGCCGCCTTCCGAGAATACATCCGCGCCTGGGCGTTCAAGCACCCCACGCCGACGGACTTCTTCCGCATCATGCGCGATGCGTCGGGGATGGAGCTCGACTGGTTCTGGCGCGATTGGGTCTACACGACGGCGCGACTCGACCAAGCCGTGGACTCGATCACCGTCCGCCCCGATGGCGGCTCGAATGTCCACCTGAGCAATCGCGGCACCATGACGATGCCGGCCGAGCTGGCGCTCACCTTCAGCGACGGCACCACCACCACCGTCCGCCTCCCGGTCGAGATGTGGAACCTCGGTCAGCGCTTCACCTATCGCGTCCCCGGCACCAAGCGGGTGATACGCGCGACGGTCGATCCGCGCGCCGCGATGCCCGACACGGATCGGGGGAATAACACTCGGGGCACCCCCTGACGCGCAGACGCCCGCCGTGTGTAAGGGCGACGCATGCGTCGCCCTCCGAAGATCCGGATCGGCCTGCGCGATCCGGCATCAGGGCCGCGGGCAATCGGGATCGGCCCGCGCGATCCGGGATCAGCGCCGCAACTGCGCCAACAGCTGCCCGAGCGCCTTGATCTCCTCGCCGTACTTGGCCCAGTTCCCCTCGCGCTGCGCGGTCATCGCCGCGTCGTAGTGGCGCTGGGCCTCGGCGAGGAGCGCCTGCGTGGTCGGCGCGGTGGGGGTGGTGGTCACCGGCGCCCCGGCCAGCGGCGTCGGCGTGTCCGAGGTGATCCGCTGCGCCCCGCTGCCGCCGAAGAGCGTGTTCAGCGCGCCATCGAGCGACTCGTCCATCACCACCTGCGTCTGGTACGCCACGACGACGCGCTTCAGCTCAGGGATCTTGCCTCCCTCGGCCTGCAGGTAGAGCGGCTGCACGTAGAGCAGGGAATTCTCGATCGGGATGACCAGCAGGTCACCGCGCAGCACCTTGCTGCCGCGCTGATCCCAAAGCGAGACCTGCCGGGAGATCTCGGTGTCCTGGTTGATCCGGTTCTCGATCTGGGTCGGACCGTAGACGGTGCTCTGCCGCGAGAAGGTGTACGCCCGGAGCTTGCCGTAGGCGGCGCCGTCGTTCCGCGCCACCATCCATGCCGCGAGGTTGTCCTTGCCGCGCGGCGTGAACGGCACCATGTAGACGAACTCGGCGTTCTCCTCCCCCGGCAAGCGCATCACGATGTGGCGCATGAAGGGTACCGCCCCACTCGACCCCTCCTCCATCTCCGGCACGGCCCACTGATCCTCGCGATGGTAGAACGCATCGGGAGAATCCATGTGGTAGGTGGCGTAGAGCGCCGTCTGGATGCGGTAGAGATCATCGGGGTAGCGGAGATGGGCGCGGATGTCCGCCGGCATCTTCTCCATCGGCAGCAGGATGCCCGGGAAGACGCGCCCCCAGGTCTGGATCAGCGGATCGGTCGGCGCCGTGACATAGGCGTGCATCGAGCCGTCATATGCATCGAGGACCACCTTCACGCTGTTGCGCATGTAATTGGTGCCGTTCGACAGCCGCTGCGAATAGGGATAGCGGGTGGTGGTCGTGTACGCGTCGAGAATCCACTGCAGGTGACCATCGTCGGCCACCACCATGTACGGGTCGCGGTCGAGCGAGAGGAACGGCAGCGCCTTCTCGACGCGCTGCTTGATGTTGCGGACATAGAGAATTCGCGAGGCGTTGGTGATGTCGCCCGAGAGCAGGAGCTTCGAGGTCTGGAACCGCGAGGCCAGCACCAGACGACGCCAGAAGGAGCCGATCGGCACGCCGCCCGTCCCGGCGTAGGCAGCGTAGACGTTCTCCTCGCCGGCAGGGTGGTCAAATTCCCGTTGCGCCGTGCCGACCACGGCAAAGTCGTAATTCATTTCGCCGAAGTAGATCTGCGGCCGCGTGATCTTCAACGAGACGCTCGATGCCGGTGGCAGGTCCTTGATGAAGAGGACCGGCAACCCTTCGCTGGTGATCTGGTTCACCGGGCCGAGGGTGAGCCCCATGCCGTGCGTGAAAGTCAGATGCTCGTTGATGAAGGTGCGCGTCGGCAGCGACGCCGCGTTCAGTTCCCGGGGCGAGAGCAGCACCTGGCGCAACTTGCCGTCGATGTGGTAGCGGTCATCGTCGACCGAGAGGAAGTCGTAATAGGTCCGGATTTCCTGCAGCTGACCGAAGGTCTGCAGCAGCGGGTCCCGGTCCCAGAGCCGGACGTTGTCAATGGTCGGCGCGTTGCGCTGCAGGTCGGCAAGCGAGAGCGTGGCGCCCTCGGCGAGTTCGCTCGATTCGACCGAGTCGAGGCCCCACGCGGCGCGGGTCGCGGCGATGTGGGACTGCAGATACGGCGCTTCGCGGGTCAGCTCGGTCGGCGCAACGATCAGCTTCTGGATCGCCAGCGGGAAGAGCGCGCGCGTAACGAGGGCAAGAAGCATCCAGCCACCCAGCACCCGGATCAGGTACTTGCCGAGATGCCCCCGTCGTCCGCCGAGGAAGACCAGCCCCGCGGCGAGCAATGCGGCGAAGGCGGCCAGGCGAATTGCCGGGAGCGACGCGTGCAAGTCGGTGTAGCTGGCGCCGAGCAGCGGGCCGGTGGTGGAGTAGAGCAGCCCCGGCGCGTCGACGAACCAGAGCTGGAGCGCCCAGAGCACGAAGAGCGTGCCGAGGACCGTCCCGACATGGCGCGACGCCTCGATCCGCATGCCGATTGCGCGCGGTGGGGTGAAGGTGATGTCGCCGCGCAGCAGGTACGCCGGGAAGAGCAGGAGGAGCGTGACGATCGTCAGGCCGGCGAGAATCGACAGGATGCCGCTGATGGCAGGGAGCAGGAAGACGTAGTAGGAGATGTCGCGCTGGAAGACCGGATCAATGCTGCCGAACGGCGTCCGGTTGAGTGCCAGCAGGGCGGTCTCCCAGGAGGCCGCGCCACTGCTCCCGAAGAGGAAGCCGAGAAAGAGCGCCAGCGGAAGCGACACGCGCCGAAGGAGCGCCGACAGGTTGATCGGCGGCATGTTCGGCCCGAGTTGCACGGCAAAGGGGAGCGGATGCAGTCCCCGGCGCACGACACGCAGATTGCCGTAGACGACGGCCGTGGTGAGGCCACCCACCACGAAGAAGAGCGCCAGGCGCGCGAGGATCTCCTTGGTGAAGATCACCTCGTAGCCAACTTCCTTGAACCACCACCAGTCGGACAGCGTGGTGCTGAACGACGGCCATGCGATGGCCACCAGCGCGAAGAGCAGGACCAGCAGGACGAGCGAGCGGCGGGCGGTCATGGCATACTCCTGAACCGGCGGGAGCACGGAAGATAGCGTCCCGACCGGGAGGTGCTGGCGACGGCGCGGGGAAGGCGAGAGATTTCACGGCCACTCTCCCTCACATCCCTCGGAGTGACCGTCATGCCCGTGCCCGTCCTCGAACGCCCCACCACCGCCGACTACGCTGCCTACTACCAACGCTATATCGAGCTCGTCCCCGCCGGCGATCTCGTCGCCATCCTGACGGCCCAGCGCGACGAGCTGCTCGCCCTGATGGCGCCGATCAGCGAGACGGGTGCCGGGCATGCCTACGCCCCGGGGAAGTGGACCATCCGTGAAGTCATCGGGCACCTGACCGACACCGAGCGGGTCTTCGCCTACCGGGCCACCGCCTTCTCGCGTGGCGACGCGGCGCCATTGCCGGGCTTCGACCAGGACGCCTGGATGCCGCACGGCGAGTACCAGCGGCGCCCGTTGCCCGACGTGGTGGCCGAGTGGCGTGCGGTGCGCGACGCGACGATCGCGCTGCTCCGGGCAATGCCGTCACAGGGGCTGGCAGGGCGAGGCGTCGCCAGCGACAATCCCGTCACCGCGCTGGCAGCGCTCACCATGATTCCCGGGCATGTCGAATATCACTTGCGCCTCTTTCGCGAGCGCTATCTCCCCGGCCTCGGTTGAGCGCGCCGAGGCCGGAGGAGTGCGCCGCAGTTACTTCGGTTCCTTGAGCGTCTCCTTCGCGATGTAGGGGACGCCGTCGGTCAGCCACTTCGGCGCCGGCGTGCCGCGCAGGTAGTGGTCGAAGTACTGGAAGTAGCGGATGGTCAGGTCCTTCCGGTTGGCCAGCCCGCTGAGCCCGTGGCCCTCGCCCGGGTAGGCGAGCATCACGGCGTTCTTGCCGTTGAAGCGCAGCGCGTTGTAGAAGTTCATCCCCTCGGTGAACGAGACGGTCGGGTCGGCCGCGCCGTGCATGATCAGGAACGGCGCGGTCACCTCGCGCACGTGGGTGATCGCCGACTCGAAGTGGTAGCGCGCCGGATCGTCCCACGGCGAGAAGCCCCAGCGGCCCTGGCCGAGCATGTAGTAGTTGTTGCCGTTGGCGCCGCTGCCACCGGTGACCTGGTAGCTCCACCCCCAGCTCTGGCTGAAGTCGGTGTAGAGGTCGGTGACGCCCGCGCCCATCCCCACCGCCGCGAACAGCTTGGAACGCGTCCCGATGAAGGCCGCGCCTTCACCGCCGTAACTGTGACCATGCACGCCGATGCGCTTCGGGTCGACATACCCCAGCGCGATGACCTTCCGCGTGGCCGCCTCGACCGCGTCGAGCATGTCGCTGTGCGACGTGCCCGTGTGGAAGAAGACGTCGGGGAGCATCGTGGCGTAGCCACGACTCACGGCCTCGATCGGCATCGCCCCCATCCCCGTGATGAAGGACGGCGACGGATAGCGATGCATCGTCTGCGAGTTCTTCTCGTAGAAAGTGACCAGCATCGGCAGCTTCTGCCCCGGCTGATAGTCATCGGGGAGGGCCAGGATGCCCTGCAGCTTGTCGCCGCGCCGCGTGTTGAAGTCGAACAGGACGCGGCGGCCCCAGCGATAATCGCCCTGCTGTGGGTTGATGTCGGTCTGGCGCGCGGGTGACGCAAACGAGCCATCGGCGAGCAGCAGGTCGGGGAAGTCGCGGAAGGTCTGCCGGGTGTAGAGGAAGCGCTCGGCCCCCGCGGCACGCACCGGCGTGCTGTAGGAGGCGTCGTCGAAGACAAGCTGCTGCACCTTGCCATCGGCCAGACGGAAGAAGCCGGCCTGCTTGGTGAAACTCGCCGTAAGCGGAGAGGGTGAGCGGCTTGCTCAGGTCCCATTCGCGGGCGGCGCGCGAGGCCCGGACGACCGACGAGTCGATCGGCTCGGTGCGGATCGGTCGCAGCACGATCTGACGAGCCGCGCCGACACCGGTCGTCAGGTTCTTCGGCGCGACACCGGCCGCAAACGGGACCAGCCAGAGATCAAAGCGCTCGCTGATGATCGCGCCACTGCCGTCCTTGGCATAACCGACGACCCCGTACGGCGGGCGCGTGCCGGGGTAATCCCATTCCATGTTGGTGAAGCGGGCCGCGCCGACGGTGAGTGGGCGCATCGTTCCGGCGGCGAGATCGTAGCCCTGCCAGGCACCGTTCTGCCAGGAGAGGAAGGTCCGTCCGTCGGGCGCAATGCCCTCGACGTACGGCCCCGTGAGTTGGCCGGTGAGGAACTTGGTGCGTTCGCCCGTCTGCAGGTTCACGCGGTAGAAGTCTGCCGCGGGGCGCTTGTAGTCGGAGATGTAGGGTCGTGGATCGCTCCCGACGCCCCAGGTCCCGGCCTGCGGCAGTTCGAGCTCGCGCATGCTCGAGTCCGTCAGCGTGATGTAGCGGCCAGGATGCGCAAAGGCCTGGCGGAGGGTGCGATTGCGATCCGATTCCGCCTGGATCATCTGCTGCGACTGGATCCGCTCGTCCTGGGTGCGCCAGACATCGACGTCGGCAATCGAGTCGGTGCTCTTCTTCTTCGCGGTATCCGGGGCAGGAGTCTGCGGCATGATGCCGAGATAGACACGCTGGCCGTCGTCGCTCCAATCCAGCGCGGCGCGCTCCGACACCACGAAGCTCTTGGGGAAGCCTGCGGTCGTGGCCGGGTCGAGCACGGCGGGGGGTGCGGGTCGCCGCGAGGTTGCCGAAGACCAGGAGGCGGTTGTTCCGCTCCCGCATCTTCTCGACTTCGCGTCCCTTGAGCACCGCGAGGCCGGTACCGGCATCGTTCCAGGTCAGCCGGCTGTAACGGAGCGAATCGTTGTCCAGCGGCTCGGTGCGGCTGGTGGCGAGGTCGAGCAGGAAGACGCCATTGCCGTCGCGCACCGCGGCATCCACGGTGTACGCGAGCTGCCCCCCCTTTGTTGTAGGCCAGCTCGCCGACGCTCCCGGAGAAACTGCGATCGGCCGGTGGCCAGATCGCACGATCACGTCGACGCCGCGCGCCGCGTTGGCGCCACCGGCGGGGGCTGCCCCGGCGGCTGGCGTCGGCGGGCGACGACGCAGCACCAAGTGGCTCGACGTCGGCGAGAAGGTGACGCTCTGCACCTCTTGCCAGACGCGGACGGTGCCGGTGGCGAGTTCGCGCAACTCCCAGCGTCGGGGCAGCGTCGGCGCGGCTGCGCCGGCGCGCCCGCCGGCGCCTGGGGCTGGCGCCACCGGGGCGCACCCGGCACCGGGGGCTGGAATCGGCGCCGGTACTGGCGGCGTCGTGACGGTGTCGCCCGCACTCCCGCGCGCCGCCGGCTTCTTCGCCGGTGGCTCGACCTGATACGCGATCCACTTCGCGTCGGCCGAGAAGACCGGCTGCGTTGCGTCGGCGATCTCGATCTCCGTGTTGGTCGTCAGGTTCTTGAGGTGCAGCACCGGCTTCGCGTCGGGCGTCACCACGTTGGTGAAGCGCACGCCATAGACCAGCCACTTCCCGTCGGCTGACAGCTTGGCGTTCTCGATCGAGCGCCAGCGCGAGTAGTCGTCGACGCCAAGCACCTTCTTGCCATTGGTTGGCGTGGCTTGCGCCGTGAGGGTCGCGGGAAGGCACAGCAGGAGCAGCAGCAGTGATCGGACGAATCGCATCAGGTGGGGTCCGGAGGAGAGGTGAACGGCGAACAGCGAACGGCGAACAGTCTTCAGCCGCGGCCGCCTCCCCTGAGCGTTGCGAAGGGTCAGGCCGCGGGCATTGTCGTCGAATGTACCGCGCAATCCGTCGAATGCCGAGCGGGGTGGTCCCGTTATGGGCCCAACCTTTTCGGGCGTCAGTAGTATATCTCAGTGCGGGAATGAACCCGCTTCGGAGGTGCCATGTCCTTCCCGATTGCACGTCGCCTGTCGACGCTGGCGCTTGCTGTTGGTGCGCTGCCGCTGGTGATGTCGGCCCAGACGCCGCTCCCTCGCCCGATCCACCGCGAGATTCCGCTTACCAACATGATCCGGCGTGCCTTCACCGCCGGGACCCGTGATTCGACCGGCCGACCGGGCCGGAACTACTGGCAGCTCCGCACCGACTACCGGATCTCGGCGCGACTCGATCCCGCGACCGGCATCCTGACCGGCACCGAGACGCTCGCCTTCCAGAACACCAGTGACACGCCGATGCGCCAAGTTGTGCTTCGGCTTGATCAGAACCTGTTCGCGCCGAATGTGCCGCGCGCCGAGGCGCTGCCGTCGTTGACCGACGGGATGAAGGTGACGCGGCTGGTGGTGAACGGCACCGCCGTCGATCTGACGCCGGCGGCCGGCGGACGTGGTGCTGGCGGGCGTGGCGCAGGGGCTGCTCCGGCGCCGACGCGCATCTTCGTCAACGGACTCAATCAGACCGTTGCCACGATGACACTTCCGACGCCGATCGCCGCGGGTGCCTCGGCGACGATTGAAGCGGACTGGAATTTCCGGGTGCCGCTGGTGGCTGGGGCGCGTGGCCTCCGCATGGGATCGTGGGGCGACTCGCTCTTCCAGGTGGCGCAGTGGTACCCACGCCTCGCGATGTACGACGACCTGCGCGGCTGGGACACCGATCCCTATCTCCGGCCCGTCCGAGTTCTACAACAACTTCCGGCCACTTCGACGTGACGATCGATGTCCCGGCGGGATGGGTGGTCGGCGCGACCGGACTGCTGCAGAACCCGGAGCAGGTCCTCACGCCAGCCGTCCGCGAGCGGCTCTCCCACGTGCTCGAATCCGATTCGACCCGGATCATCGTCGGGCCCGCCGACTTCGGCGCTGGCAAGGCGACCGTCGCGGGCGATCGACTGTCGTGGCACTTCGTCGCGGACACCGTGGGTGACTTTGCCTGGGGCACGTCGAACCAGTTCGTCTGGGACGCGACCCGCGCGACGATTCCCGGCAAGGGTCCGATCCCGGTCTACGGGATGTACCTCCCTGGGCACGCCACCGCCTACGCGCGTGGCGGCGCGGTCAACCGGCACGCGCTCGAGTTCTACTCGAAGCTCTGGATGCCGTACGCCTTCCCGATCCTGACGATGCTCGATGGCCCCGACGGCGGCATGGAATATCCGATGACGATCTTCTCGGGTGTCGGTGCGGCTGACCCACGAGACGGGCCACCAGTGGTGGCCGATGATGGTGGGCGTCAACGAGACCTGGTACGGCTTCATGGACGAGGGCTTCAATCAGTACATGAATCAGCTCTCGAGCGCCGACAGCCGCGGCCAGCCCGCGCGGCTCGATGGCGCGGGCCAGAGCTACGGCCGGACCAGCGGCGACGAGCGCGAGGCGCCGCTGATGTGGGACGCCAACTACGGCGGCCCGCAGTACTCCTTCCAGGCATACGGCAAGGCGCCGCTCATGCTCTCGATGCTTGGGGGCGTGGTCGGCGACAGCGCGGTGCAGCGGGCGATGAGCGAGTACGCCAAGGCGTGGCGCTTCAAGCATCCCTCGCCGTGGGACTACGCCAACTTCATGAGCAACGCGCTCAAGAACCGCGCGCCGGAGCTCGGCTGGTTCTGGTACTCGTGGCTCTTCACCACGGACGCGGTCCAGGGCTCGATCCAGAAGGTCGTCACCACGGGACTCAAGACGACGGTGACGGTGCACCAGGACGGCGCAATGCCCTCACCAGTGGTGCTCAAGGTGCAGTTCGCCCCGAAGGGGAAGGCAATCCGGCCGATGCCGGGCGTCACGATGACTGACTCGGTCACGGCGATCGTCACCTATCCGGTGAGTGTCTGGTTCGACGGCCGTCGCAACTTCAACGCGGTGCTCTCCTTCGGTGGGCGCGCGATCGAGAAGATCACGCTTGATCCGTTTGGGCGCTTCCCGGATCGGGACGTGACGGACAATGTGTGGCCGAAGGCGGCGCAGCCGTGAAGTGAAGGTGAGGGGTGAGGGGTTCTGTCATCCCGAACAACGCGAGGGATCTGCGTGGTCGCGAATACGCAGGTCCCTCGCTTCGCTCGGGATGACAATGCCCCCTCACCCCTCACCCCTCACCCCTCACCATTCTTCTCAACGATCTTCTTCACCCGATGCCGCTCCACCTCCGTCGGCCTCCCTTCCGCATCAAACGGCTGCTTGAAGGTGAACGCTTCCGGCGTCGAGCCCATCGTGTGCAATTGCTCCAGCCTCTCCACCGCCTCGGCCCAGGTCGGCTGGTGCGCGTCGTCGACCCACCACGCCACGTAGGATGGCCATTCCGGCGGGCGGAACCACGCCTTCCGCTGGCGCAGCGACTCCGCATGCTGGCCGCCGTAGGTGTAGGCAAACACCGTCTCGAGGTCCTGCCAGAGCGAAAATGAGCGCGTCACCTGGGGCGCGTCCTCGGGGGCGACGAACGAGGGCAGCACCGGCTCGCCCCAACTGTGGCGGCCGGTATCGGGGTCGACGCG
This genomic interval carries:
- a CDS encoding DUF3291 domain-containing protein, producing MMPRLAFFTFAILRAPRQHPDSASFLAAIDPTNAAAERAEGFLDQSRVDPDTGRHSWGEPVLPSFVAPEDAPQVTRSFSLWQDLETVFAYTYGGQHAESLRQRKAWFRPPEWPSYVAWWVDDAHQPTWAEAVERLEQLHTMGSTPEAFTFKQPFDAEGRPTEVERHRVKKIVEKNGEG
- a CDS encoding UPF0182 family protein, with the protein product MTARRSLVLLVLLFALVAIAWPSFSTTLSDWWWFKEVGYEVIFTKEILARLALFFVVGGLTTAVVYGNLRVVRRGLHPLPFAVQLGPNMPPINLSALLRRVSLPLALFLGFLFGSSGAASWETALLALNRTPFGSIDPVFQRDISYYVFLLPAISGILSILAGLTIVTLLLLFPAYLLRGDITFTPPRAIGMRIEASRHVGTVLGTLFVLWALQLWFVDAPGLLYSTTGPLLGASYTDLHASLPAIRLAAFAALLAAGLVFLGGRRGHLGKYLIRVLGGWMLLALVTRALFPLAIQKLIVAPTELTREAPYLQSHIAATRAAWGLDSVESSELAEGATLSLADLQRNAPTIDNVRLWDRDPLLQTFGQLQEIRTYYDFLSVDDDRYHIDGKLRQVLLSPRELNAASLPTRTFINEHLTFTHGMGLTLGPVNQITSEGLPVLFIKDLPPASSVSLKITRPQIYFGEMNYDFAVVGTAQREFDHPAGEENVYAAYAGTGGVPIGSFWRRLVLASRFQTSKLLLSGDITNASRILYVRNIKQRVEKALPFLSLDRDPYMVVADDGHLQWILDAYTTTTRYPYSQRLSNGTNYMRNSVKVVLDAYDGSMHAYVTAPTDPLIQTWGRVFPGILLPMEKMPADIRAHLRYPDDLYRIQTALYATYHMDSPDAFYHREDQWAVPEMEEGSSGAVPFMRHIVMRLPGEENAEFVYMVPFTPRGKDNLAAWMVARNDGAAYGKLRAYTFSRQSTVYGPTQIENRINQDTEISRQVSLWDQRGSKVLRGDLLVIPIENSLLYVQPLYLQAEGGKIPELKRVVVAYQTQVVMDESLDGALNTLFGGSGAQRITSDTPTPLAGAPVTTTPTAPTTQALLAEAQRHYDAAMTAQREGNWAKYGEEIKALGQLLAQLRR
- a CDS encoding prolyl oligopeptidase family serine peptidase, whose protein sequence is MQQLVFDDASYSTPVRAAGAERFLYTRQTFRDFPDLLLADGSFASPARQTDINPQQGDYRWGRRVLFDFNTRRGDKLQGILALPDDYQPGQKLPMLVTFYEKNSQTMHRYPSPSFITGMGAMPIEAVSRGYATMLPDVFFHTGTSHSDMLDAVEAATRKVIALGYVDPKRIGVHGHSYGGEGAAFIGTRSKLFAAVGMGAGVTDLYTDFSQSWGWSYQVTGGSGANGNNYYMLGQGRWGFSPWDDPARYHFESAITHVREVTAPFLIMHGAADPTVSFTEGMNFYNALRFNGKNAVMLAYPGEGHGLSGLANRKDLTIRYFQYFDHYLRGTPAPKWLTDGVPYIAKETLKEPK
- a CDS encoding DinB family protein, which gives rise to MPVPVLERPTTADYAAYYQRYIELVPAGDLVAILTAQRDELLALMAPISETGAGHAYAPGKWTIREVIGHLTDTERVFAYRATAFSRGDAAPLPGFDQDAWMPHGEYQRRPLPDVVAEWRAVRDATIALLRAMPSQGLAGRGVASDNPVTALAALTMIPGHVEYHLRLFRERYLPGLG